In Gambusia affinis linkage group LG08, SWU_Gaff_1.0, whole genome shotgun sequence, a single window of DNA contains:
- the malt3 gene encoding mucosa-associated lymphoid tissue lymphoma translocation protein 1 — translation MTGFCPIMITEIVIVRHPVSVCVPVNHKVTLRVRAEGKGVLSYQWFSEDEKEVPGGTQADLTIRASKTQRYVCRVNDHFHNYLFSEWVKVKVLDVDKSGLPVDWQGEPHIAINPKPDTVQLGTKLSLRCAAFGIPTPHYQWYRNGQPLLDKNSDILQIDGVTAEHGGSYLCSISNVLEERWTEPVDVNIVQPEQPPLTATDKVALLIGNLNYSCHPGLMAPVMDVHELGNLLQQLGFRVVSLLDLTRQEMMAAIDKFIQLLDKGVYGLFYYAGHGYEHAGRNYLVAVDAPQPYQTKNCVCVQRVMNQMQERQTAMSVILLDTCRKWYNQGCIPSVIKPLRPNGNTVYGYATCEDAEAYEVQDGGKSTGIFTKYLNKHILQEAKVTHVLERVSEDVGKDPLVTGKQAVEIKHTMKEPRSLKDKVRTAGHTRELHLRDVCWRQANDLPRKKQLTFLCGVKVEVSFSALFSNVLVAFATIKTTPDQTQDCTVTLSSSPAMEDIVSSTGRSEDMDSLLLNETLNPDCTLRLCSLQKLKESVVLKVDLHYTHKDSNLRHTESQQVDIGKPLVASCKLYRENHTRDKKTNGATAQSMGNISHSKSQQHQNLAAPHRHFTRKAECAAKTPTTWSNEPEENDENELLDFQPSE, via the exons ATGACTGGATTTTGCCCCATAATGATTACAG aaattgTCATTGTGCGCCACCCTGTCTCCGTGTGCGTACCCGTGAACCACAAAGTAACTTTGCGAGTCCGTGCTGAAGGCAAAGGGGTTCTCAGCTACCAGTGGTTCTCTGAAGATGAGAAGGAg GTGCCTGGTGGGACTCAAGCAGACCTAACTATAAGAGCTTCTAAAACTCAGCGATATGTCTGCCGAGTCAATGACCACTTTCACAATTACCTCTTCAGCGAATGGGTGAAGGTGAAAGTGTTGGACGTTGATAAATCAG GTTTGCCAGTTGACTGGCAGGGTGAGCCGCACATCGCTATCAATCCCAAACCAGACACAGTTCAACTGGGAACAAAACTCAGCCTTCGCTGTGCTGCCTTTGGCATCCCCACTCCACACTACCAGTGGTACAGAAATGGACAGCCACTGCTGGACAAGAACAGTGATATACTGCAG ATTGATGGTGTAACAGCAGAACATGGTGGATCCTATCTGTGCTCGATATCTAACGTCTTAGAAGAGAGATGGACGGAGCCTGTTGATGTCAATATTG TACAACCCGAACAGCCTCCACTAACAG CCACTGATAAGGTTGCCCTTCTCATTGGCAACTTGAATTACAGCTGCCACCCTGGTTTGATGGCGCCCGTCATGGACGTCCACGAACTGGGCAACCTTCTGCAGCAGCTCGGGTTTAGGGTGGTTTCCTTGCTGGACCTCACCAGGCAGGAGATGATGGCTGCTATCGACAAATTCATTCAGCTTCTTGACAAGGGAGTTTATG GGCTTTTCTACTATGCGGGTCATGGGTATGAGCATGCTGGGAGGAATTATTTGGTTGCAGTCGACGCTCCACAGCCGTACCAAACCAAAAATTGTGTCTGTGTTCAGAGGGTCATGAATCAAATGCAAGAAAGGCAGACTGCCATGAGTGTAATCCTGCTGGACACCTGTAGAAAGTG GTACAACCAAGGTTGTATACCATCAGTCATTAAGCCACTGAGACCAAATGGGAACACTGTGTATGGTTATGCCAC ATGCGAGGATGCTGAGGCCTATGAAGTCCAAGATGGGGGCAAGAGTACTGGCATCTTCACAAAGTACCTGAACAAGCATATTCTTCAGGAAGCCAAAGTCACGCATGTCTTAGAGCGAGTGTCTGAAG atGTTGGTAAAGACCCTCTTGTAACTGGCAAACAGGCAGTGGAGATAAAACACACCATGAAAGAACCACGATCCCTCAAAGATAAAGTTCGAACTGCAGGTCACACAAGAGAACTACACCTACGAGATGTTTGCTGGAGGCAGGCAAATG aTCTGCCACGAAAGAAGCAGCTGACGTTTCTATGCGGCGTGAAAGTGGAAGTCAGCTTTTCAGCTCTGTTCTCCAATGTGCTGGTTGCTTTTGCAACTATAAAGACTACACCTGATCAAACCCAGGACTGTACTGTCACGCTAAGTAGCAGTCCT GCAATGGAAGACATAGTTTCCAGCACGGGTCGCTCGGAGGATATGGACTCACTACTATTAAATGAAACGCTTAACCCTGACTGTACTTTAAGACTTTGCTCTCTCCAGAAGCTGAAG GAATCAGTAGTACTCAAGGTGGATCTACACTATACTCACAAGGACAGTAATCTGCGGCACACAGAAAGCCAGCAGGTGGATATTGGAAAGCCTCTGGTTGCATCCTGTAAGCTGTACAGGGAGAATCAcacaagagacaaaaaaacaaacggtGCTACTGCTCAAAGCATGGGCAACATTTCACACAGCAAATCACAGCAGCATCAGAATCTGGCTGCTCCGCATCGACATTTCACCAGAAAGGCAGAGTGCGCTGCCAAAACTCCAACGACATGGAGCAATGAACCTGAAGAGAACGATGAGAATGAACTGCTGGATTTCCAACCATCTGAGTAA